From the Maioricimonas rarisocia genome, one window contains:
- a CDS encoding bifunctional 4-hydroxy-2-oxoglutarate aldolase/2-dehydro-3-deoxy-phosphogluconate aldolase, protein MSQHHDLQRVLDLGLVAIIRAPSGEQLVQVSEALLAGGIDVIEVTFTVPGILDILREIRAELGDRILLGAGTVLDAESARAAILAGAEYIVTPTVNVDVIKLCNRYDKAVMCGAFTPTEILTAWEAGADIVKVFPADVGGPSYLKAVHGPLPQVRLLPTGGVNLDTLESFVKAGACAVGLGSALVEKDALARNDMDRIREQAAAFVECMAAARGTAK, encoded by the coding sequence ATGAGTCAACATCACGATCTGCAGCGCGTTCTCGATCTGGGACTGGTGGCCATCATTCGGGCGCCCTCGGGCGAGCAGCTCGTGCAGGTTTCCGAGGCACTGCTGGCTGGCGGCATCGACGTGATCGAGGTCACGTTTACAGTGCCCGGCATCCTCGACATCCTGCGCGAGATTCGGGCGGAGCTGGGAGATCGGATTCTTCTCGGTGCCGGAACCGTTCTCGATGCGGAGAGTGCACGGGCGGCGATTCTTGCCGGTGCCGAGTACATCGTCACGCCGACCGTCAATGTCGACGTCATCAAGCTCTGCAACCGCTACGACAAAGCGGTGATGTGCGGAGCGTTCACGCCGACGGAGATTCTGACCGCCTGGGAGGCGGGGGCCGACATCGTGAAGGTCTTCCCTGCGGACGTCGGTGGTCCGTCGTACCTGAAAGCGGTCCACGGTCCGTTGCCGCAGGTCCGCCTGCTGCCGACCGGCGGCGTCAATCTCGACACGCTGGAGAGTTTCGTCAAGGCGGGGGCGTGCGCCGTTGGCCTGGGGAGTGCCCTGGTCGAGAAGGACGCACTGGCCCGCAACGATATGGATCGGATTCGGGAGCAGGCAGCGGCGTTCGTCGAGTGCATGGCTGCCGCACGGGGCACGGCGAAATAA